A region of Staphylococcus sp. IVB6181 DNA encodes the following proteins:
- a CDS encoding zinc ribbon domain-containing protein — MKKICTTCKNKLNSNEKYCTNCGTAASHNQFSRSDILHYKQDNSNLKTFVWCSVLVVVFLALIAGLIYWFFVFCSNQIGQAQPKASALPKTHKVNVDVNSAQFSQGYMHTPNTEGYEGFELGETKNGIEKEYGISEGTKTIDGKKAELYGDIGISYNKDNKVNHVYVVPDKMTKDAFTDFHNAPDEISNGIWYYDLDKSNGFTIKAYTSKHHIEAIENITQR, encoded by the coding sequence ATGAAGAAAATCTGTACAACATGTAAAAATAAATTGAACTCAAATGAAAAATATTGTACAAACTGCGGAACAGCGGCATCGCACAATCAATTTTCTCGTTCGGATATCTTGCATTATAAACAAGATAACAGCAACTTGAAGACATTCGTATGGTGCAGTGTACTCGTTGTGGTATTCTTAGCTCTGATTGCAGGCTTAATCTATTGGTTTTTCGTATTTTGTTCAAACCAGATCGGACAAGCACAGCCGAAAGCATCTGCTTTGCCGAAAACACATAAGGTTAATGTAGATGTGAACTCAGCGCAATTCAGCCAAGGTTATATGCATACACCTAATACAGAGGGTTATGAAGGATTTGAACTAGGCGAAACTAAAAATGGAATAGAGAAAGAATACGGCATCTCTGAAGGTACGAAGACAATTGATGGGAAGAAAGCAGAATTATACGGTGATATTGGTATCAGCTACAATAAGGACAATAAAGTCAATCATGTGTATGTGGTTCCGGATAAAATGACTAAAGATGCATTTACGGATTTCCACAACGCTCCAGATGAAATTTCGAACGGCATTTGGTATTACGATTTAGATAAGTCCAACGGTTTTACTATCAAAGCCTATACATCTAAGCACCACATAGAAGCCATCGAAAACATCACGCAAAGATAA